The region GTTTTGGCAAAGTGCCAAGTGTAGGGAGGGAGATGAACGTCGGGGGAGATGTGAGAGGGAAGTAGACAACaatctgggaggggggggggctcttTCACCCCAGTGGTCAACGAGAGAAAAAGGGTCTCAAAGTGAAGGAGTATCGCAGCGAGCCCGGCAGCAGGTCAGaatctcacgcaggtcacggggtgaacgtgcaaactccgtacagacaacactcagGTCTGAGGGgtgcggggaggagggggaggtggggaggagggggaggtggggaggagggggaggtggggaggagggggaggtggggacgagggggaggttgggagaaCGGGACAGGTTTCCAAGGTGACACCCCCACAGTTGAATATCCATGTTcaggtgatagaagcagaattaggccattcggcccgtcgagcctactccaccattcaatcatggcttatctatctctccctcctaaccccattctcctgccttctccccataacaatagacaatagacaatagctgcaggagtaggccattcggcccttcgagccagcaccaccattcaatgtgatcatggctgatcattctcaatcagtaccccgttcctgccttctccccataaccccggagcTCGGAGAAGCGGTTGTTTAGAGGGGTGTCCTAGTGTCCCGGGAATATTTGGGTGGGGGTCCCTGGTATTTTAGAGATGACtttgggggtgatgggggggaggtaatgggagggggggggggtgattgaggAGGGCCTCACCTGGCCCATGAGCTTGGAGAGGCGGTTGTTTTGTAACGCAAGTCATTGTCATTGCCGCTCAACGTTGGCATCAAACactctttgggcggcacggtggcgcagcgggtagagctgctgcctcacagcgccggagacccgggttccatcctgaccacgggcgctgtctgtacggagtttgtacgttttcctcgtgAACCGCTTGgggtttctccgggcgctccggtttccttccacactccaaagatgtgtgggtttgtaggttaatcggtgacTTGGTGCATGTgtgaattgtcactagtgtgtgtgggacagcgttagtgtgcgggcatcgcgggctcggtgggctgaagggcctgttactgcgctctgtctccaaactaaagctaaactcttgactcttgaaggtcGGGCGAGATGGTCAGATGGGATTGGAGATgaccacaactctctgagtgtgaAATGTTTCTCAACTTtctactccacagattcacaggaagagggctcacaagttcacaagtgataggagtagatttaggccattcggcccatcaagtctactccgccattcgatcacggctgatctatctctccctcctaaccccattctcctgccttctccccataacccctgacatccgcactggtgaagaatctatctatctctgccttaaaaatacccactgacttgtggcctccacagccgtctgtggcaaagaatcccacagattcaccaccctctgactaaagaaattccccctcatctccttcctaaaggaacgtcttttaattctgaggctgtgccctctggtcctagactctcccactagtggaaacatcctctccacatccactctatccaggccgctcactattctgtacgtttcaatgtgggtggtgggtggtgggtgggggccaGGAAcgcgctgctaggggtggtggtggagccggaTACTGTCAAAGTATTTAAGAGTTTGTTAGGGAcacgcagggaatggtgggatatggatcacgtgcagggataggagattagtttaacttggcatcctgttcagcacggacattgtgggccgaagggcctgtctctgtgctggactgttctacctTCTAGTTTCAATgtgctatgttccatgttctgttaTCATGTCTATGTTCCAGGTTCTGGGTTCTGTGCTCTCTGTCATCTGTGGTACATTCTTTATTCTCCGGTCTATgatctgtgttcccaaaagttcattggtgatagaagcagaattaggccattcggcccatcgagtctactccaccattcaagagagagctggatagagctcttaaggatagcggagtcagggggtatggggagaaggcaggaacggggtactgattgagaatgatcagccatgatcacattgaatgctggctcgaagggccgaatggcctcctcctgcacgtattgtctattgtccattccatcacggctgatctatctctccctccaaaccccattctcctgccttctccccataacccctgacacccgcactgatcaagaatctatctatctctgccttcaaaatacctactgacttgtggcctccacagccgtctggcaaagaatcccacagattcaccaccctctgactaaagaaattcttcctcatctccttcctaaaggaacgccgtTCTATATTTTATGGTGCACAAATATTCTATTGCTTTAATCTTCTATTCTATGAAGGTCAAGAGAGATTTGCAGGAGACCTGGTTGGAAGTGTAGGTGCAAAGTGAGTTTATTAAGTTGCCGATGAACCTGGAGAAACAACAAGAAGCACATCGCGGTGATCTGACGTACATACAACAGGACAATGTTCTACCCCTGACCGTGGAGTACAACAACCAATGTCCAGCAGAAGAACAGGAgacgggacggcacggtggcgcagcgggtagagctgctgcctcacggcgccagagacccgggttccatcctgacaacgggagctgtctgtacggagtttgcacgttctccccgtgacctgcgtgggttttctccgggctctccggtttcctcccacactccaaaggcgtgcaggtttgtaggttaattggctggctgATCCATTCGCAACCACCATTGAAACGTTGTTGGTGGAAACCTTTTCAGATCAATGCTCTACTTGGGCAAGATCTTCTCAGCACTTCTCCAGAATGACCAAGAACCCGCCAGCATTCCTGGTTGAGTAGGCAACAGTTCGTAAGACGTACaagcttatagagacatataacattatgaaaggactggacatgctagatgcaggaaacatgttcccaatgttgggggagtccagaaacaggggccacacagtctaagaataaaggggaggccatttaaaactgaggtgagaaaaaacttcttcacccagagagttgtgaatttgtggaattctctgccacagagggcagtggaggccaattcactggatgctttcaacagagagctagatagagctcttaaggatagcggagtcaggggttatggggagaaggcaggaacggggcactgattgtggatgatcagccatgatcacagtgaatggcggtgctgactcgaagggccaaatggcctcctcctgcacctattgtctgttatctattgtctattatggggaGAGTCACCAaatcctggggtaactcagcgggtcagtgggtctctgtggagaacatggataggtgacgtttcacaaagtgctggagtaactcagcgggtcaggcagcatctgtggagaacatggataggtgacgctttgggttgagacccttcttcagattgagagtcagggtagagagagacacagagatttggaagggtaaggtgtgaaaacgagagatcaaaggggacaaagctcaaggaaaatgtagattagatgattgttaacatagaaacatagaaaataggtgcaggagtaggccattcggcccttcgagcctgcactaccattcaatatgatcatggctgatcatccaactcaatatcctgtacctgccttctctccataccccctgatccctttagccacaagggccacatctaactccctcttaaatatttcaaatgaactggcctcaactaccttctgtggcagagaattccacagattcaccactctctgtgtgaaaaaaaacgttctcatctcggtcctaaaagacttcccccttatccttaaactgtgaccccttgttctggacttccccaacatcgggaacaatcttcctgcatctagcctgtccaaccccttaagaatgtaacCAGGGCAAGGTACCAAGGAGGCAgagaaagataacatttaatcaggacagcccaactggtcggagaactagggtgggtgaggggtggagagagagggaaagcaagggttgctGAGAGACGTTAGAGATCATGGGGGTCattctgtgcagttctggtcgcacccattacaggtaggatgtggggggctttggagaggggcagagaaggttcaccagaacgaTTAGAGGGTCGTAGCTACAGGGGGGGGGGATTAGAGGGtcccagctacagggggagggggggattagaGGGTCGCAGCTAAAGGGGGAGGTGGGAATAGAGGGTCCCAGCTAcaggggggggggattggagggtgtgagctaaaggggggggggggattagaggGCCCCagctacaggggggggggggaggattagagggtcccagctacaggaggaggggggattagagggtcccagctacagggggagggtggattagagggtcccagctacagggggagggtggattagagggtcccagctacagggggggggggattagagggtgtgagctactgggggggggattagagggtgtgagctactggggggggattagagggtgtgagctacagggggggggattagagggtcccagctacaggtgggggggggtggattagagggtgtgagctacagggggtggggggattagagggtcccagctacagggggaggggggattagagggtcccagctacagggggaggggggattagagggtgtgagctacagggggagtggggattagagggtcccagctacaggtgggggggggattagagggtcccagctacaggggggggggggggattagagggtcccagctgcagggggaggggggattagagggtgtgagctacagggggagggtggattagagggtgggagctacagggggggggggggggacagactggggttgtttctctggaggtcgaggggagaccggatagaagtttataaactgGGAGCGTCGTAGATGGggccgacagtcacaacctttcccCAGGGGGGGCAGTGcccaagaccagagggcacagctttaaggtgagaggggcaaagtgtaaaggagatgtggggggcaagtgttttacacagagggggggtgggggcctcgaacgcactgccaggggtgggggtggggggtgggggtgagggtgggggtgggggtgggggcctggaacgcactgccaggggtgggggtgggggcagattcgatagtggtgtttgaggcgTTTGGacgggcacacggatatgcagggaatggggggggtctggggCACGGGTGGGCAGGggggagttggtcttggcatcatgtacagcacggacactgtgggccgaagggcctgtctctgctgtactgttctgtgttctatgaggGATATTGGCAGGAATGTGTTGAGATTATGTTCATCTctgtggtcacggtggtgcagcgggtagagctgctgcctcacggcgccagagacccgggttccatcccgactacgggcgctgtctgtacggagtttgcacgttctccccgtgacctgcgtgggttttctccgggcgctccggtttcctcccacactccaaagatgtgcaagtttgtaggttaattggcttctgtaaattatccctggtgtgtgcaggatggaactagtgtaggggcTGATCGCAGGgcattgtggactcggtgggccgaaagggccagatcccatgctatatctcaaaactaaactaaactaaacttaaacatcTTATGGAAtgatgaagaatggtctcgacccaaaacgtcacccgttccttctctccacagatgttgcccgacccactgagttactccagcactctgtgaaacgtcacctatccatgttctccacagatgctgcctgacccgctgagttactccagcactctgtgaaacgtcacctatccatgttctccacagatgctgcctgacccgctgagttactccagcactctgtgaaacgtcacctatccatgttctccacagatgctgcctgacccgctgagatactccagcactctgtgtctaccttttatgGAATGATAGAGTGGATTCAAGGGACTGCgatctttttagactttagagtttagtgatacaacgcggaagcaggccctttggcccaacttgcccatgccaatcaacatgtcccagctacactagtcccacctacccacgtttggcccagatccctctaaacttgtcctatccatgtacctgcccaaatgtcttttaaacgttgtgatagtcccaccctcaactacctcctccggcagctccttccatacacccaccaccctctgtgtgagaaagttgccactcagattcctattaaactgtacctctctcacctgaaacgtatgtcctctcgttcctgattcccctactttgggcaaaaggctcttgtacacctctataagatctcccctcatcctcctgcgctacaagaaatagagtcccagcctgctcaacctctccctgtagctcaggccctcgagtcctggcaacatcctcgtagaatCTTCTCTGAGCCCATCCTGGCTTAGCAACATCTTTCCAACAGcaaggtggccaaaactgaactcaGTGCTtctaatgtggcctcaccaatgccttattcAATTTGGTAGGATCAATGTAAACGGCGTggacatcatgggccgaaggtagacacaaaatgctggagtaactcagcgggtcaggcagcatctgtggagaaaatggataggtgacgtttgacagagtgctggagtaactcagcgggtcaggcagcatctgtggagaaaatggataggtgacgtttgacagagtgctggagtaactcagcgggtcaggcagcatctgtggagaacatggataggtgacgtttgacagagtgctggagtaactcagcgggtcaggcagcatctgtggagaacatggacaggtgacgtttgacagagtgctggagtaactcagcgggtcaggcagcatctgtggagaacatggataggtgacgtttgacagagtgctggagtaactcagagggtcaggcagcatctcgggagagaaggaacgggtgacgtttcgggtcgagacccttcttcagactgatgtcaggggagggagcgggacaaagatagaatgtagtcggagacaggaagactagtgggagaactgggaagggggaggggatagagggggaaagcagggactatctgaagttagagaagtcaatgttcataccgctggggtgtaaactacccaagtgaaatatggggtgctgttcctccaatttgcactgggcctcactctgacaatggaggaggcccaggacaggaaggtcagattgggagtgggagggggagttgaagtgctgagccaccgggagattaggttggttaagagtggaggtgttcagcgaaacgatcgccgagcctgcgcttggtctcgccgatgtggagatgTTGACACCTGGACcagcggacacagtagatgaggttggaggaggtgcaggtggacctctgcctcacctggaaagactgtcggggtccttggacggagtcgagggggaggtaaagggacaggtgttgcatctcctgcggtgttttgggtaggaagggacgagttgaccagggaggttCGGAGGGAGCattcctgaagggcctgtttccatgctgtgtctctctgaGATTGATCGCCTACATTGTTCATCGTGTTTTTGTCTCCACTGATGTTCTTCCAGCTGTGCGGATGTTACAGTGGTTAGATGTGTCACGTCCCTTCCCAGCCAGTTACTTACTGGCCCGTGCGTTTGCATCGTGGTCCAGGAAGATGGTGGTGGAGATGAGGCCCGACTCGGAGATGGACGATATGGACCTCCTGTACTTGGAGATGATGGCTCTCCTCACGAACCCAGACTGAGCCAGGATCTTCAGCAGGTTCTTCCTGAACTTCACCCCGATGAAGGCGTACAGGATTGGGTTGACGCAGCTGTGCGTGAAGCTCAGGGCCTGGGCGGCAGACAGAGCCCTGTCAAGGTGCTGGCGTCCGGCGCAAGAGTCTTCGACGAGTCCGCTCCTCACCAGCGTGTCGACCAGCACGGTGACGTTGTGGGGCAGCCAGCAGGCCAGGAAGGCCAGCACCACCGCCACGATCACCTTCATGGCTTTCTGCTTCTGGAAGCCGTTGGTCTGGCACAGCCTCCACACGGTCACGGTGTAGCAGAAGCCCATGGCGGCCAGAGGCAACAGGAAGCCGATCACGTGGCGCAGGAACCTGGTGGCGGTTCGCCAGACGGCGGCCGATTGTCCCACGAGGGTCTCGTAGCACAGGGTCCTGCCGCCGTGGGCGAACTCCCCCTTGTACAGGACGGGCAGGGACAGGAGCAGGGCCGAGAGCCAGACCACCGTGCACGCCAGCTTGACCAGCCGCGGCCTCCCGCGACCTTGCGAGCGGGCGGAGCAGACGATGGCCAGGTAACGGTCCATGCTGATGCAGGCCAGCAGTAGGATGCCACTGTAGAAGTTCACCTCCTGCAACATACTGACCACCTTACACATGGCGTCACCAAACACCCAGCCCCACACCGCGTCCACCGCCCAGAAGGGCAGGGAGAGGGCGAAGAGAAGGTCGGCCGTGGCCAGGTGGAGCAGGAACACGTCCGTGGACGAGATGGTGCGGCGGTTGTGAAGGATAACGACCAGCACCAACAGGTTGCCGATCACGGCCAGCACACACACCAGGCTGTAGACCGCGGCCATCGCCACGTTGAGTGACGTGTTCACCACGGGGGGGCAGGGAGATACATCGGGCCCAATGTCGTGCTCGTACGAGTAATTCTCAAAGATatcgtcaaagtcaaagtcatcaAGTTTGTAGCTTTGACCCGCCATTTCCTATAGGAAACACACAGTGGAGAATGTCAGATGTcacagcttagttcagtttagtttagttcagcccggaaacaggcccttcggcccaccgtgtccgcgccgaccagcgatccccgcactctaacactatcccacacacactagggacaatttttacatttacaccaagccaattaacctacaaatctgcacgtctttggagtgtgggaggaaaccggagcgcccggagaaaacccacgcaggtctcggggagaacgtgcaaactcggtacagacagcgtccgtagtcgggatggaacccgggtctctgaagctgtaaggtagcaactctactgctgcgccactgttgagGAGTAACATTGTAAaaattgattcccttactctgggcaatagagtcactgagtgatacagcgtggaaacaggcccttgggcccaacttgcccacaccggccaacaatgtcccatctacactagtcccacctgcccgcgcttggtccatatcccttcaaacccgtcctatccatgtacctgtccaactgtttcttaaacgatgggatagtcccagcctcaactacctcctctggcagctcgttccatacacccaccaccctctgtgtggaaaagttacacctcagattcctactaaatcttttctccttcaccttgaacctatgtcctctggtcctcgattcccctactctgagcaagagactctgtgcatctacccgatcccaaaatgcaacacctcacacttccccgTATTAAattcaatagacattagacaataggtgcaggaggaggccattcggcctttcgagccagctccaccattcaatgtgatcatggctgaacatccacaatcagtaccccgttcctgccttctcctcatacccccctgactccgctatccttaagtgctccatctagccctatctaagctaatcctacctgcccacatttggcccaaatcactctaaacctttcctattcatatacctaTAGGAATATAGGATCCATATTCCTATCCATAATACATTATACCtgtacaaatgtattttaaatcttgttatagtatttgcctcaactaccacctctggcagctcgttccatataccctcctccttctgagttaaaaagttgcccttcagagaccgctacctttaagagctctatctagctctctcttgaaagcattcagagaattggcctccactgccttctgaggcagagaattccacagattcacaactctctgggtgaaaaagtttttcctcgtctccgttctaaatggcctaccccttattcttaaactgtggcccctggctctgaactcccctaacatcgggaacatgtttcctgcctctaaggtgtccaaacccttaataatttaaTTATATTTATAAGGGATTGATaaattcaataagatcccctctcgtccttctgaattccatcaaccattcctccgcccacctggccaatcaatagacaatagacaatagacaataggtgcaggagtaggccattcagcccttcgagccagcaccgccattcaatgcgatcatggctgatcactctcaatcagtaccccgttcctgccttctccccatacaccctcactccgctatccttaagagctctatccagctctctcttgaaagcatccaacgaactggcctccactgccttctgaggcagagaattccacaccttcaccactctctgactgaaaaagttcttcctcatctccgttctaaatggcctaccccttattcttaaactgtggccccttgttctggactcccccaacattgggaacatgtttcctgcctctaatgtgtccaatcccctaattatcttatatgtttcaatacgatcccccctcatccttctaaattccagtgtatacaagcccaatcgctccagcctttcaacatacgacagtcccgccattccgggaattaacctagtgaacctacgctgcacgccctccatagcaagaatcgatccacatcctgctgcaatcgttcacaaccatcttcgcaGGTCTTTAAAGGATTTTTAAAATCACTACATAACATCCATCAAAGTAGTTTGACTCACGGTGTCTGTGTAACCGCGGTGGTCTTGGTTGGGGGTCCACGCGATGCGTCAGGAGTCCGTGGATGTCTGTGCGGCAAAGGCGGACTCCCTCCCGCCCAATGTGCAGAATGTCAGAGGGAAGTTTGGACGTCTTGTAAAGTGGGAGGAATGTCGCAACTCATGAAGCAATCCGACGATGTTACACATACCGCCCGGGGCAgcgagggtggagccaatcacacTGTGCCGTGCACCACGCACGCCACACCCCGAAACCCAGAAACGACCAGAGGTGACACCATTACAGACCACCCCCCCAcaacacacacaatgctggggtaactcagtgggtcaggcagcatctgtggagaacatggatagttgacgttttgggccgacacccttcttcagactgatggatcattctcaacccgaaacgttacctatccatgttctccacagatgctgcctgacccgctgagttactccagcactctgtgaaacgtcacctatccatgttatccacagatgctgcctgacccgatgagttactccagctctctgtctaTTTTCGctgttaaccagcgtctgcagttccatgccACTGACCTCATCCCCTCAAACAGGATGCAATGGCAGCACAGAACATCACTTCCTGCCAACGTGGTCATTTGGGATCTTGTGAAACtgcagttctctctctctctctctctctctctccctcttcctcttcctctccctctccctctccccctccccctccccctccctctctccccctccctctacccctccctctccacccccccccccccctctctctcataacatctctctctctctctattgtcaagctggacagggcaaagaagatttacgaggatgttgccaggactagagggtgtgagctacagggagagattgagcaggctgggtctctattccatggagcgcaggaggatgaggggagatcttatagaggtgtacaaaatcatgagaggaatagatcgggtagatgcacagagtctcttgcccagagtaggggaatcgaggaccagaggacatgggttcaaggtgaaggggaaaagatttaataggaatctgaggggtaacttgtccacacagagggtggtgggtgtatggaacgagctgctggaggaggtagttgaggctgggactatcccaacgtttaagaaacagttggacagggacatggataagacaggtttggagggatatggaccaaacgcaggcaggtgggactagtgtagatggggcatgttggtcggtgtgggcaggtgggactagtgtagatggggcatgttagacggtatgggcaggtgggactagtgtagatggggcatgttggtcagtgtgggcaggtgggactagtgtagatggggcacgttggtcggtgtgggcaggtgggaccagtgtagatgggacatgttggtcggtgtgggcaggtgggactagtgcagatggggcatgttggtcggtatgggcgggtgggactagtgtagatggggcatgttggtcggtatgggcgggtgggactagt is a window of Rhinoraja longicauda isolate Sanriku21f chromosome 8, sRhiLon1.1, whole genome shotgun sequence DNA encoding:
- the LOC144596158 gene encoding C-X-C chemokine receptor type 2-like gives rise to the protein MAGQSYKLDDFDFDDIFENYSYEHDIGPDVSPCPPVVNTSLNVAMAAVYSLVCVLAVIGNLLVLVVILHNRRTISSTDVFLLHLATADLLFALSLPFWAVDAVWGWVFGDAMCKVVSMLQEVNFYSGILLLACISMDRYLAIVCSARSQGRGRPRLVKLACTVVWLSALLLSLPVLYKGEFAHGGRTLCYETLVGQSAAVWRTATRFLRHVIGFLLPLAAMGFCYTVTVWRLCQTNGFQKQKAMKVIVAVVLAFLACWLPHNVTVLVDTLVRSGLVEDSCAGRQHLDRALSAAQALSFTHSCVNPILYAFIGVKFRKNLLKILAQSGFVRRAIISKYRRSISSISESGLISTTIFLDHDANARASK